Proteins encoded by one window of Cloeon dipterum chromosome 2, ieCloDipt1.1, whole genome shotgun sequence:
- the LOC135936189 gene encoding myosin heavy chain IB-like isoform X4 has protein sequence MGERGGPIGRGRGMIGRGGPGRGRGMGDRGAMSMSFQFNRGMRGGGMRGRGGPPNRGGGAPRPEGAPAEPQQTSPQQGEAIPTTGGRGGMGAPRGIPTRGSYPPRGMMGGGMRGRGGPGRGMRGMDRGGRGGGMRGRIDGFIPRGRPEGAFIPRGGRGGEMRGRGDFVPRGRGAPGGGFDSRSAPPRGGMGGYQKPTCQQDEIKLKFMPRGRGGFDRGRGGDRGAPRGRGSGMGFQQRNSSSGDQAPYRQQQNDYRGGYQQQGEGLKRPPMGMSQPGSAPKRGRFEDQQQDPYQSGYYRQGQQGGYDNYQSQSGGSYSNGNTVDYSYSQNEMPQADYMAPAQSAPAYGAADPYSSYQMPAQQTDQRWGSDPYNSGSGYGGASSGGYAQSAGAYNGRNYNAPAPAYGYQQ, from the exons TATGTCTTTTCAATTCAACAGAGGGATGCGTGGTGGTGGTATGCGAGGTCGCGGTGGACCTCCAAACAGAGGCGGAGGTGCTCCCAGGCCAGAGGGAGCGCCCGCGGAGCCGCAGCAGACGAGCCCCCAGCAGGGTGAAGCTATCCCCACGACCGGAGGACGTGGAGGAATGGGAGCCCCTAGAGGGATACCCACGCGAGGCAGCTACCCGCCGCGCGGCATGATGGGAGGAGGCATGAGGGGGCGAGGAGGGCCAGGTCGCGGAATGCGAGGCATGGACCGTGGAGGCCGTGGTGGCGGCATGAGAGGCCGTATCGATGGCTTCATCCCCCGAGGCAGACCAGAGGGCGCCTTCATCCCCAGAGGTGGCCGTGGCGGTGAGATGAGAGGCCGAGGCGACTTTGTGCCCAGGGGTCGAGGAGCTCCTGGCGGTGGCTTCGACTCGCGGTCAGCGCCTCCCAGAGGTGGAATGGGTGGATACCAG AAACCTACCTGTCAGCAAGATGAGATAAAGCTGAAATTCATG CCAAGAGGTCGCGGTGGATTTGACCGTGGTCGTGGTGGAGATCGTGGAGCTCCACGAGGCAGAGGATCCGGAATGGGATTCCAGCAGCGCAACTCTTCGTCAGGAGACCAAGCGCCGTACAGGCAGCAGCAGAACGACTATCGAGGAGGATATCAACAACAGGGTGAGGGGCTGAAGAGGCCCCCAATGGGCATGTCTCAGCCTGGATCTGCACCCAAGAGGGGCAGATTTGAAGACCAACAGCAGGATCCCTACCAGTCAGG GTATTACAGACAGGGTCAGCAGGGCGGCTACGACAACTACCAGAGCCAATCTGGTGGAAGCTACAGTAATGGCAACACGGTTGACTACAGCTATTCACAGAATGAAATGCCCCAGGCTGATTATATGGCACCAGCCCAGAGCGCTCCTGCATACGGAGCTGCTGACCCTTATTCTTCTTATCAAATGCCAG CCCAGCAAACAGACCAACGGTGGGGCTCTGACCCGTACAACAGCGGTTCCGGCTACGGTGGCGCTTCCTCTGGAGGCTACGCTCAGTCGGCCGGTGCCTACAACGGGCGAAATTACAACGCACCAGCCCCCGCTTATG